The nucleotide window ACCTTGGCGAAGAGATCCGGCGGCTGCGGCTGAAGGCCGACTACACCCTGCGCGGGCTGGCCCTGGACGTCGGCGTGTCCGCGGCGCACATGTCGGATATCGAGCATAACCGCCGCCGCCCCTCCGAGAAACTCCTCCGCAAGATCGCGGACAAGCTGCGGAAGGCCGGCGCCACCTACGACTCGCTGGAGCGGCTCCTGTCGGGGATCGACGTCAAGACCCGCGAATGGGCCGCGTCGACGCCGGGAGCGCGGACGCTCTTGCGCCGCCTCCGCGAGGCGGAGGTGGATCCCGAGGAGATCAACCGCGCTCTGGAGAAGCTTCTCGGGCGAAAGCTGCGGACCAAGGGCTCGCGAGCCGGCTGAGGTTTGCGGGAGGCGCTCCCAACACGGCATCTCGAGTCACCAGGCGCCCCTCGCATCCGAAACCTCTCCGCACGCTCTCCTCTCTGGACAAAGAGCACCCCCCTTACGTTAGCCTCGACGCGATTTCCGGAAGGCGCAAGGGAAGGGGGCTCACGATGGACGTCCTGAGCTGGCTGCTCGATTCCGATCCCTCGATCCGCTGGCAGGTGATGCGTGATCTCACCGACCGTCCGGCCGACGTCGTCGCCGCCGAGCGCGCGCGCGTCGCCACGGAAGGATGGGGCGCGCGTCTGCTCGCCCTCCAGGCCGCCGACGGCCGTTGGGGCAGCGCGGCGTGGAGCCGTGGGTGGGATTCCACGATGCACGTGCTGACGCTGCTGCGCGAGATGGGTCTCGATCCCCGAAGCGCCGAAGCGCGGCGCGCGGTGGGCCTCGTGCGCGATCGCGTGACGTGGCAGGGATGCGGCCCGCCGGAGTGCCACTACCATCCCTTCTTCGCCGGCGAGGTGGAGCCCTGCATCAACGGACAGGTGGCGGCGAGCGGAGCCTACTTCGGCCAGGACGTGCGCGGCCTCATCGGCAGGCTGCTCGGCGAGCAGCTGCCCGACGGCGGCTGGAACTGCGA belongs to Candidatus Binatia bacterium and includes:
- a CDS encoding helix-turn-helix domain-containing protein, with product MSTPYLGEEIRRLRLKADYTLRGLALDVGVSAAHMSDIEHNRRRPSEKLLRKIADKLRKAGATYDSLERLLSGIDVKTREWAASTPGARTLLRRLREAEVDPEEINRALEKLLGRKLRTKGSRAG